The proteins below are encoded in one region of Cytophagia bacterium CHB2:
- a CDS encoding orotate phosphoribosyltransferase, which yields MNPELFRLLLETKALEIAPENRPFWYTSGTIGPFYLNTHYLYGSREKAEELLVFIDQHQNDRAALLSGVMARVEKNYAEDAGYRTVIAAAAALARREIGVDNIDFVSGGERRDWFFSIMTAKQLDKPALFICKDQSVLTFNRDIHETKNLAGARVLHVADLVTEASSYVRAWLPALQKCGGELPWAINIVDRGQGGGSVLRERGVQAYHLIEIGPAFFEKLKQDGYLDAARADRLRAYHHNPRESMKRMLQAQPEILRQALNSDDEKIRKRARLLVDQNVYDFPRAFLESLL from the coding sequence GGAAATCGCGCCGGAGAACCGGCCCTTTTGGTATACTTCAGGCACGATCGGGCCGTTTTATCTCAACACGCATTATCTCTACGGCAGCCGCGAGAAAGCGGAGGAATTGCTGGTGTTCATCGATCAGCATCAAAATGATCGCGCGGCTCTGCTCTCCGGCGTGATGGCGCGCGTCGAAAAAAATTATGCGGAAGACGCGGGCTACCGCACCGTGATCGCTGCCGCCGCCGCATTGGCGCGACGCGAAATCGGGGTCGATAACATCGACTTCGTTTCCGGCGGCGAGCGGCGCGACTGGTTCTTCTCAATCATGACGGCAAAACAGCTCGATAAGCCGGCGCTGTTCATTTGCAAAGATCAAAGCGTGCTGACTTTTAATCGGGACATTCATGAAACAAAAAATCTGGCGGGCGCGCGGGTCTTGCACGTGGCGGATCTCGTCACAGAAGCGTCGAGTTATGTGCGCGCCTGGCTGCCGGCGCTGCAAAAATGCGGAGGGGAATTGCCGTGGGCAATCAATATCGTCGATCGCGGCCAGGGCGGGGGCAGCGTTTTGCGCGAGCGCGGCGTTCAGGCTTATCATCTCATTGAAATCGGGCCGGCGTTTTTCGAGAAACTTAAACAAGACGGTTATCTCGATGCCGCGCGCGCAGACAGGCTGCGCGCGTATCATCACAATCCCCGCGAAAGCATGAAACGCATGTTGCAAGCGCAGCCGGAGATTTTGCGGCAGGCGTTGAATTCTGACGACGAGAAGATTCGCAAACGTGCGCGCTTGTTAGTCGATCAAAATGTGTATGATTTTCCGCGCGCCTTTCTGGAAAGCTTGTTGTGA
- the yhbY gene encoding ribosome assembly RNA-binding protein YhbY, protein MAMTALTGKQRRYLRGLGNELTPVVMIGRNGLSGTVLRTLADAFNNAELVKVKLQDGFDGVRYDVAEELAQNVSAQLVHVLGKTILLYRRHLEKPKIILP, encoded by the coding sequence ATGGCAATGACTGCCTTGACGGGCAAGCAGCGCCGCTATTTGCGCGGCTTGGGCAATGAATTGACGCCCGTGGTGATGATCGGGCGCAATGGTTTGAGCGGCACGGTTCTGCGCACACTCGCCGATGCGTTTAACAATGCCGAACTAGTGAAGGTTAAGCTGCAGGATGGTTTTGATGGTGTGCGCTATGACGTTGCGGAAGAGCTTGCCCAAAATGTATCAGCGCAGCTCGTGCATGTCCTGGGCAAGACGATTTTGCTTTATCGCCGGCATTTGGAAAAGCCCAAAATCATTTTGCCGTAG